Proteins found in one Acinetobacter sp. XH1741 genomic segment:
- a CDS encoding EamA family transporter: MISLIKNSSYGGTIAILVASVLWGTTGTAAAFAPTLGPLAIGAVAMGGGGLLQALVASRAIRENRQFIRKNLSILLLGIVAVGIYPLAFYSSMHYAGITIGTVVSIGSAPLIAAILERFFDRKTLSTIWFLSFICGVIGVSMLSMGESHAIQESTNEWNKIFGIFLGLIAATTYSLYSWAAKRLIDRGVAAKASMGMIMGGGAVILLPTLLVTGGGLLQSSTNLLVAGYMMLIPMFLGYLLFGFGLKTVNASKATTLTLFEPLVAAIFAIVLVGEHVSWLGWIGMFLIFICILILSKTKNA, translated from the coding sequence ATGATTAGCCTCATTAAAAATAGTAGTTATGGCGGTACCATTGCGATTTTAGTTGCCTCGGTTTTATGGGGAACAACGGGTACTGCGGCGGCATTTGCACCAACACTTGGGCCATTGGCAATTGGTGCGGTGGCTATGGGGGGCGGTGGTCTTTTACAAGCCTTGGTTGCATCGCGGGCGATACGGGAAAACCGACAATTTATAAGGAAAAATCTTTCAATACTGCTTCTGGGTATTGTGGCAGTTGGTATTTATCCTTTGGCTTTTTATTCCTCGATGCATTATGCAGGGATTACGATTGGCACTGTGGTTTCAATTGGTTCAGCGCCACTGATTGCAGCTATTTTAGAGCGGTTCTTTGATCGCAAAACTTTGTCCACCATCTGGTTTCTAAGTTTTATTTGCGGGGTTATTGGCGTAAGCATGTTATCCATGGGTGAAAGTCATGCGATACAAGAAAGCACAAATGAATGGAATAAAATATTTGGTATCTTTTTAGGCCTTATCGCTGCTACAACCTACTCACTTTACTCCTGGGCGGCGAAAAGATTAATAGACAGAGGTGTCGCGGCTAAAGCTTCAATGGGCATGATTATGGGCGGCGGGGCAGTTATCTTGCTTCCAACCTTATTGGTTACAGGTGGAGGATTGTTGCAAAGTTCAACAAACTTACTTGTTGCTGGTTATATGATGCTGATTCCTATGTTCCTCGGTTATTTACTTTTTGGTTTTGGTCTAAAAACAGTAAATGCCAGCAAAGCGACGACCTTAACTTTATTTGAACCTTTAGTCGCTGCAATTTTTGCCATTGTGTTAGTAGGGGAGCATGTTTCATGGTTGGGTTGGATAGGCATGTTTTTGATTTTTATTTGTATTTTAATATTGTCAAAAACTAAGAACGCTTAA
- a CDS encoding oxidative damage protection protein: MSRQVFCRKYQKEMEGLDFAPFPGAKGQDFFENVSKQAWQEWLQHQTTLINEKRLNVFEPEAKKFLEEQREKFFNNDESVEKAEGWKPE, translated from the coding sequence ATGAGTCGACAAGTATTTTGCCGTAAATATCAAAAGGAAATGGAAGGTCTAGACTTTGCTCCTTTTCCTGGTGCTAAAGGCCAAGATTTTTTTGAAAATGTTTCTAAGCAAGCATGGCAAGAATGGTTACAGCACCAAACTACGCTGATTAATGAAAAGCGTTTAAACGTGTTTGAGCCAGAAGCAAAAAAGTTTCTTGAAGAGCAACGTGAGAAGTTCTTCAATAATGATGAAAGCGTTGAAAAAGCAGAGGGTTGGAAGCCTGAATAA
- a CDS encoding histidine kinase, which yields MWSWWLSKIKKSISLAEAQQTKLFSTAYRNQNSSYFFTKIDRWQHLLELIIASNVLALVLALAEAQSWHALSGSRLLQYMVFINWVILSFFALVEYFQNFFSQLQQKYALAIGFIMLQAIVVVTTLITNFFQFGVLKRTTVITGDWSIYFTNVPLYLSYGILLGAFCLRYLYVREQWLHQQYAELNARIQAMQARIHPHFLFNSLNNVVSLIAIDPDKAESMLISLSRLFRASFQELKLVSLHEEIELSKQYLMIEQIRLGERLKVDWKVELEPLQLKQVTIPLLTLQPLLENSIFHGVEPMMGKATIGVLVEILQNQVSIVITNPYTDDTIKSRKGHGIALENVKQRLKAYYGNSVRFQVYKGEALYTTIMSYQYQSK from the coding sequence ATGTGGTCATGGTGGCTCAGTAAAATAAAAAAGAGTATATCACTTGCCGAAGCTCAACAAACAAAGTTGTTTTCTACAGCATACCGAAATCAAAATTCCTCCTATTTTTTTACGAAAATTGATCGTTGGCAACACTTATTAGAATTAATTATCGCAAGTAATGTTTTGGCTCTAGTTTTAGCTTTGGCTGAAGCGCAGTCATGGCATGCATTAAGTGGGTCACGCCTTTTACAATATATGGTTTTTATTAACTGGGTGATTTTGTCTTTTTTTGCCTTAGTTGAGTATTTTCAGAATTTTTTTAGCCAGCTTCAGCAAAAATATGCATTGGCAATTGGCTTCATCATGCTACAAGCCATTGTTGTGGTGACCACCCTAATAACTAATTTTTTTCAATTTGGGGTTTTGAAAAGAACGACGGTTATAACAGGGGACTGGAGCATTTATTTTACCAATGTACCTTTATATTTAAGTTATGGGATATTGTTGGGGGCTTTCTGCTTGCGTTATTTATATGTCAGGGAGCAGTGGCTGCATCAACAATATGCGGAGTTAAATGCCCGTATTCAGGCAATGCAGGCACGAATTCACCCTCATTTTTTATTTAATAGCCTAAATAATGTCGTGAGTTTAATTGCTATCGATCCAGATAAAGCGGAAAGTATGTTAATTAGCTTGTCACGACTATTTAGGGCAAGTTTTCAAGAATTAAAGTTGGTGAGCTTGCACGAAGAAATTGAGCTCAGTAAACAATATTTAATGATTGAACAGATACGTTTAGGCGAGCGTTTAAAAGTTGACTGGAAAGTGGAACTGGAGCCTTTGCAATTAAAGCAGGTCACTATTCCTTTATTAACATTACAACCTTTGTTAGAAAATAGTATTTTTCATGGGGTAGAACCAATGATGGGTAAAGCAACCATTGGGGTATTGGTTGAAATATTGCAAAATCAGGTCAGTATAGTCATTACCAACCCTTATACAGACGATACAATAAAATCACGCAAAGGGCATGGAATCGCTCTTGAAAATGTTAAACAGCGCCTGAAGGCGTATTATGGGAACTCAGTTAGGTTCCAGGTGTATAAAGGTGAAGCTTTATATACCACTATTATGAGCTATCAATACCAATCAAAATAA
- the argH gene encoding argininosuccinate lyase codes for MTTSSNPPNSAAPDQTSGMWGGRFSEATDAFVAEFTASVQFDQRFYKQDIAGSIAHATMLAKVGVLTEAERDDIIEGLSTIRAEIETGNFEWRIDLEDVHMNIESRLTQRIGITGKKLHTGRSRNDQVATDIRLYLRDEIDDILGLLKRLQNGLLGLAAKNVNTIMPGFTHLQTAQPVTFGHHLLAWFEMLVRDTERLQDCRKRVNRMPLGSAALAGTTYPIDRAYTAELLGFEAVSENSLDAVSDRDFAIEFNAAAALIMMHLSRMSEELILWTSAQFKFVNIPDRFCTGSSIMPQKKNPDVPELIRGKSGRVFGDLISLLTLMKGQPLAYNKDNQEDKEPLFDAIDTVRGSLMAFADMIPALVPNIEIMREAALRGFSTATDLADYLVKKGVAFRDAHEIVGKAVALGVAEEKDLSELTLEQLQQFSDLITADVFDKALTLEASVNARDHIGGTSPKQVEAAIARAHTRLEQLYA; via the coding sequence ATGACCACATCTTCAAATCCCCCTAATTCAGCAGCCCCAGACCAAACCTCAGGTATGTGGGGTGGTCGTTTTTCTGAAGCGACAGACGCTTTTGTAGCAGAATTTACTGCCTCTGTTCAGTTTGACCAACGTTTTTATAAGCAAGACATCGCAGGTTCAATTGCGCATGCTACCATGCTTGCGAAAGTTGGCGTACTGACAGAAGCAGAACGAGACGACATTATTGAAGGTTTAAGCACCATTCGTGCAGAAATTGAAACTGGAAACTTTGAATGGCGTATCGATCTTGAAGATGTTCACATGAACATTGAATCACGTTTGACTCAACGTATCGGCATTACTGGTAAAAAACTTCACACTGGCCGTAGCCGTAATGATCAGGTGGCAACCGATATTCGTCTATATCTACGTGACGAAATTGATGACATTTTAGGTTTATTAAAACGTTTACAAAACGGCTTGTTAGGCTTGGCTGCCAAAAATGTAAATACAATTATGCCGGGCTTTACTCACCTACAAACAGCTCAGCCGGTAACTTTCGGTCATCATTTGTTAGCATGGTTTGAAATGCTAGTACGTGACACTGAGCGTCTTCAAGACTGCCGTAAGCGTGTTAACCGTATGCCACTTGGTTCAGCTGCTCTTGCTGGTACAACTTACCCGATTGACCGTGCTTACACAGCAGAGTTACTCGGTTTTGAAGCTGTATCTGAAAACTCTCTTGATGCTGTATCTGACCGCGACTTTGCTATCGAATTTAATGCCGCTGCTGCACTGATCATGATGCACTTATCACGTATGTCAGAAGAACTTATTCTTTGGACATCTGCGCAGTTCAAATTTGTGAATATTCCTGACCGTTTCTGTACTGGTTCTTCAATCATGCCACAGAAGAAAAACCCGGATGTTCCAGAACTGATTCGTGGTAAATCTGGCCGTGTATTTGGTGACTTAATTAGCTTACTTACGCTCATGAAAGGTCAACCGTTGGCGTACAACAAAGATAACCAAGAAGATAAAGAACCTTTATTTGATGCAATCGATACGGTTCGCGGTTCACTCATGGCATTTGCAGACATGATTCCTGCATTGGTTCCAAATATTGAGATTATGCGTGAAGCTGCTCTTCGTGGTTTTTCAACTGCAACTGACCTTGCTGACTATTTAGTGAAAAAAGGCGTTGCTTTCCGTGATGCTCATGAAATTGTAGGTAAAGCAGTTGCATTAGGTGTTGCGGAAGAAAAAGATTTATCTGAGTTAACACTTGAGCAATTACAACAATTCTCTGACTTAATTACAGCAGATGTATTTGATAAAGCCTTAACACTCGAAGCTTCTGTAAATGCACGTGATCACATTGGCGGAACTTCACCAAAACAGGTTGAAGCTGCAATTGCTCGTGCCCATACACGTTTAGAACAGTTATACGCTTAA
- the hemC gene encoding hydroxymethylbilane synthase — MKTLKIATRQSPLALWQAEHIRARLQELHPDLTVELVKFITQGDKILDTPLAKIGGKGLFVKELEAALLDGRADLAVHSMKDVPMALPEGLTLAVICEREDPLDAFVSNHFEKFADLPQGAKVGTSSLRRKSQILKQRPDLQIIDLRGNVGTRLSKLDDGQYDAIILASAGLKRLGLAERIRHCIEPNVSLPAVGQGALGLECRADDQEVLALIQPLLHPETDVCVRAERAFNAYLEGGCQVPIAGYATLQNGKIHIEGRVGSVDGQTLLHAELSDETHNAQQLGENLARNLLDQGAGELLKALY; from the coding sequence ATGAAAACCTTGAAAATTGCTACACGACAAAGCCCACTTGCTCTTTGGCAGGCAGAACACATTCGTGCCCGTTTACAGGAGCTTCACCCAGATTTAACCGTGGAGTTGGTCAAGTTTATCACGCAAGGCGATAAAATATTAGATACGCCTTTAGCAAAAATTGGGGGAAAAGGGCTGTTCGTTAAAGAATTAGAAGCAGCACTTTTAGATGGGCGTGCAGATCTTGCCGTACATTCAATGAAAGATGTTCCTATGGCTCTGCCAGAAGGCTTAACGTTAGCTGTAATTTGCGAGCGTGAAGATCCATTAGATGCTTTCGTTTCAAATCATTTTGAAAAATTTGCCGACTTACCGCAAGGTGCTAAAGTTGGTACATCAAGTTTACGTCGTAAATCACAAATTTTAAAACAACGTCCAGATCTACAAATTATTGATTTGCGCGGTAACGTTGGGACACGCTTATCTAAGCTAGATGATGGTCAATACGATGCGATTATTTTGGCAAGCGCGGGTTTGAAACGTTTAGGTTTGGCAGAGCGTATTCGTCATTGTATCGAGCCAAATGTAAGTTTGCCTGCTGTTGGACAGGGCGCTCTTGGTTTGGAATGTCGTGCAGATGACCAAGAAGTACTAGCTTTAATACAGCCTCTTTTACACCCAGAGACTGATGTGTGTGTACGTGCTGAACGAGCTTTTAATGCTTATCTTGAAGGGGGCTGTCAGGTTCCGATTGCGGGTTATGCAACATTACAAAACGGCAAAATTCATATTGAAGGTCGTGTAGGTAGTGTCGATGGCCAAACTTTATTGCATGCTGAACTGAGCGATGAAACTCACAATGCCCAGCAGTTAGGTGAAAACCTTGCTCGAAATTTACTTGATCAAGGCGCTGGCGAGCTATTAAAGGCTCTTTACTAA
- the phoU gene encoding phosphate signaling complex protein PhoU, giving the protein MSPSNPVLSHHISSQFNEDLQDVNTKFMTMGGLVEQQVANAIHSLLDTDANLAIDVQFKDNAVNQYERDIDEGLTLILARRHPAAIDLRMVIAMSKANTDLERIGDEAAKIARIAQNLCEEGGSPRGYMETRHIGNQVRVMIHDALDAFARLDADQALRVLLADADIDREYQSATRTLMTYMIEDPRHIARVINVMWVLRSLERIGDHARNIAEQVIYMAKGFDARHTKIEEIEAKVHEK; this is encoded by the coding sequence TTGAGTCCGAGTAATCCGGTGTTAAGCCATCATATTTCTTCTCAATTTAATGAAGATTTGCAAGATGTAAACACAAAGTTTATGACCATGGGTGGCTTGGTCGAACAGCAGGTTGCAAATGCAATTCATTCTTTACTTGATACAGATGCAAATTTAGCAATTGATGTTCAATTTAAAGATAACGCAGTGAATCAATACGAGCGTGATATTGATGAAGGCTTGACGCTCATTTTGGCGCGTCGTCATCCAGCGGCGATTGACTTGCGTATGGTTATTGCGATGAGTAAAGCCAATACTGACCTTGAGCGTATTGGTGATGAAGCTGCAAAAATTGCCCGTATTGCACAAAATCTCTGTGAAGAGGGCGGTTCACCTCGTGGTTACATGGAAACTCGCCATATTGGCAACCAAGTACGTGTCATGATTCATGATGCACTCGATGCTTTTGCGCGTTTAGATGCAGATCAAGCTTTACGTGTGCTTTTAGCTGATGCTGACATTGACCGCGAATATCAATCTGCAACGCGTACATTAATGACTTATATGATCGAAGATCCGCGTCATATTGCTCGTGTAATTAACGTCATGTGGGTTCTACGTTCTTTAGAGCGTATTGGTGACCACGCACGTAACATTGCAGAGCAAGTGATTTATATGGCGAAAGGCTTTGATGCTCGCCATACGAAAATTGAAGAAATTGAAGCCAAAGTCCACGAAAAGTGA
- a CDS encoding TolC family outer membrane protein, whose protein sequence is MLVAGLWSFSSSSFALDLVETYERAKQNDPTWQANQQQFEADQLNLGLATGALLPTVTLSGKINRNSQTVKRSNFPGVDQEGLSDALVSNTSTTKQATLSARQPLFRMDAWEGYKQVKTSIALSEITLKLQKQDHVLNVAEAYFNVLRQQALTAANLQEEKALLEQLNMMNAKLKEGLVARSDVSEANAQYQNARANRIATNVQLLLAQEQLSEYIGPYQDKLAVLRSDFTFQKPYPAQLDDWLSLAQQQNLKILQARTQKQYAEDQRRVEKAALYPQVDAVASYGYTKQTPETLISTDGKFDQVGVEMNWNLFNGGQTRTSIKKATVELNKAQAQLDAAIRRANVDVKSAFMQVDTDRAKLEARKAAMDSSALVSQASKASYNEGLKSMVDVLLAQRNAFSAKQDYLNAQYDYLLNVLRLKAAIGQLGEKDLVELNSWLTYQ, encoded by the coding sequence ATGCTTGTGGCGGGTTTATGGAGTTTTTCCTCGTCGAGTTTTGCTCTAGATTTGGTTGAAACTTATGAGCGCGCGAAACAAAATGATCCGACATGGCAAGCGAATCAACAACAATTTGAAGCAGATCAGCTCAATTTAGGCTTGGCAACGGGTGCTTTACTACCCACTGTTACCTTGTCTGGAAAAATTAACCGTAATAGTCAAACAGTAAAACGTTCAAATTTTCCAGGCGTTGATCAAGAAGGGCTTTCTGATGCTTTGGTGAGTAATACATCGACCACCAAACAAGCAACTTTATCTGCTCGTCAGCCTCTTTTTCGTATGGATGCTTGGGAAGGTTATAAGCAAGTTAAAACTTCTATTGCTTTAAGTGAAATCACTTTAAAACTGCAAAAACAAGATCATGTTCTAAATGTCGCAGAAGCCTATTTTAATGTATTGCGCCAGCAAGCACTTACTGCTGCAAATTTACAAGAAGAAAAGGCTTTGCTCGAACAGCTCAATATGATGAATGCCAAACTCAAAGAAGGTTTAGTGGCACGTAGTGATGTAAGTGAAGCAAATGCTCAATATCAAAATGCCAGAGCAAATCGTATTGCGACCAATGTTCAGCTCCTTTTAGCACAAGAGCAATTATCTGAATATATTGGCCCTTATCAAGATAAGCTTGCTGTATTGAGAAGCGATTTTACCTTTCAAAAACCTTATCCAGCCCAGCTTGATGATTGGTTAAGCTTAGCCCAACAACAAAATTTAAAGATCTTGCAGGCACGCACACAAAAGCAATATGCCGAAGACCAACGCCGTGTGGAAAAGGCTGCACTTTATCCACAGGTAGATGCAGTTGCGAGTTATGGCTATACCAAACAAACCCCAGAAACGCTCATTTCGACTGATGGAAAGTTTGATCAGGTTGGGGTAGAGATGAACTGGAACTTATTTAATGGCGGGCAGACTCGAACTTCTATTAAAAAAGCCACTGTAGAGTTAAATAAAGCACAAGCTCAACTCGATGCGGCCATTCGCCGTGCCAATGTAGACGTAAAAAGTGCTTTTATGCAGGTAGATACAGACCGAGCCAAGCTTGAAGCAAGAAAAGCGGCAATGGATTCATCGGCACTTGTTTCACAAGCATCAAAAGCGAGTTATAACGAAGGGCTAAAAAGTATGGTCGATGTTTTATTAGCACAGCGTAATGCTTTTTCGGCAAAACAGGATTATCTTAATGCTCAATATGACTACTTATTAAATGTACTGCGTTTGAAAGCTGCCATAGGCCAATTAGGTGAAAAAGATCTGGTCGAATTAAACAGTTGGTTAACGTATCAGTAA
- a CDS encoding LytTR family DNA-binding domain-containing protein, translating to MKVLICDDEPLAVERLSRLVSKMGHEVVATAHHGQDALEQARLHQPDVILLDIQMPGMNGLVCAEQLSQLNPRPAIIFCTAYDQHALEAFKSQAQAYLLKPIDAQELEQVFSQLTQLTQAQLNALSNHEFLQDLKTQRHQIAAKTYRGVELIPVENIYYFLADQKYVTVRHKNGSVLIDETLKELETEFADQFIRIHRNALVSIAYLDGLELVSSGQYQVRLRGLDERLSVSRRHLSSLRERIHQL from the coding sequence ATGAAGGTGCTAATTTGTGATGACGAGCCGCTAGCAGTGGAGCGATTGTCACGTTTAGTTTCAAAGATGGGACATGAAGTTGTAGCAACAGCTCATCATGGACAAGACGCCTTGGAACAGGCACGGCTTCATCAACCGGATGTAATTTTACTTGATATCCAAATGCCGGGTATGAACGGTCTTGTCTGCGCTGAACAATTAAGTCAACTTAACCCTCGACCAGCTATTATCTTTTGCACGGCTTATGATCAGCACGCATTAGAGGCGTTTAAGTCACAGGCGCAAGCTTATCTTCTTAAACCAATTGATGCTCAAGAGCTTGAACAGGTTTTTAGTCAACTGACGCAGCTTACGCAAGCACAGCTAAATGCCTTGTCAAACCATGAGTTTTTACAGGACTTAAAAACCCAAAGACATCAGATTGCTGCCAAAACCTATCGTGGCGTTGAGCTGATCCCTGTTGAAAATATCTATTATTTTTTGGCAGATCAGAAATATGTGACGGTACGTCATAAAAATGGCAGTGTCTTAATTGATGAAACACTCAAAGAACTTGAAACTGAATTTGCAGATCAATTTATTCGTATACATCGTAATGCATTGGTCTCAATTGCTTATTTAGATGGTTTAGAGCTTGTGAGTTCAGGCCAGTATCAGGTTCGATTACGTGGTTTAGATGAAAGACTTTCCGTCAGTCGTCGTCATTTATCCAGTCTTAGAGAGCGGATACACCAGCTTTAA